A part of Chloroflexota bacterium genomic DNA contains:
- a CDS encoding sulfatase-like hydrolase/transferase: MNGPNVLLILADDMGYGDFGAFGNDLIRTPHLDRLAREGLCLTQQYAGSPVCSPSRAALLTGRYPHRTGAITPQETRGLDRISPREVTLGDAFKSAGYATGLVGKWHNGALDPLHHPNARGFDEFVGFRGGWADYYRWRLDVNGTFRPTDGRYLTDVLTEEALSFIARHEADPFLLAVMYNAPHSPLQAPEPEVARYEAMGLSRGVALTYAMIEVMDRGIGRILEEIDRRGLTENTLVMFSSDNGPAFRLRDDQVPAGVSVDTTRFNCGFSGCKALVLEGGIRVPMLLRWPDGLPGDGLRVGEMVHFCDWLPTLLDAAGIERPGGLPLDGASVLGQLRGEGSRPAPARFWQWNMYQPIAETNAAMRDGDWKLVRPVLDIGYRTAADEAAFRRYVETDIEYKYHPENVTGLMDDPDPRLVIPDPPPPRLYNIAEDPFEGTDLAAEHPDRVAMMGARLQDWFEAVDEERTRAHELTLAERSG, translated from the coding sequence ATGAACGGCCCGAACGTTTTGCTGATCCTCGCCGACGACATGGGCTACGGCGATTTCGGGGCGTTCGGCAACGACCTCATCCGGACACCCCACCTCGACCGGTTGGCCCGGGAGGGGTTGTGCCTTACCCAGCAATACGCCGGCTCGCCGGTGTGTTCGCCATCGCGCGCGGCGCTGCTGACCGGCCGCTATCCGCACCGCACGGGCGCGATCACCCCGCAGGAAACGCGCGGCCTTGACCGGATCTCGCCCCGCGAGGTGACTCTGGGCGATGCGTTCAAATCCGCCGGTTACGCCACCGGGCTCGTCGGCAAGTGGCACAACGGGGCGCTCGATCCGCTGCACCACCCCAACGCCCGCGGATTCGATGAATTCGTCGGGTTTCGCGGCGGCTGGGCCGATTACTACCGCTGGCGGCTTGACGTTAACGGCACCTTCCGACCGACCGACGGACGCTATCTGACCGACGTCCTGACCGAGGAAGCGCTGTCGTTCATCGCCCGGCACGAGGCCGACCCTTTTTTGCTGGCCGTGATGTACAACGCGCCGCATTCACCGCTCCAGGCGCCCGAGCCCGAAGTTGCACGTTACGAGGCCATGGGGCTCTCGCGGGGAGTGGCGCTCACCTACGCCATGATCGAGGTCATGGATCGCGGGATCGGACGGATCCTGGAGGAAATCGACCGCCGCGGCCTGACCGAGAACACGCTGGTGATGTTCAGCTCGGACAACGGTCCCGCGTTCCGATTGCGCGACGACCAGGTACCCGCAGGCGTCAGCGTCGACACTACGCGGTTCAACTGCGGGTTCAGCGGTTGCAAGGCGCTGGTCCTGGAGGGCGGCATCAGGGTGCCGATGTTGCTGCGCTGGCCCGACGGCCTGCCCGGGGACGGCCTGCGCGTCGGGGAAATGGTTCACTTCTGCGACTGGCTGCCGACGCTGCTTGACGCCGCCGGGATCGAGCGGCCCGGAGGCCTGCCGCTGGACGGTGCGAGCGTGCTCGGGCAGCTGCGCGGAGAGGGCTCGCGGCCGGCGCCGGCCCGCTTCTGGCAGTGGAACATGTATCAGCCGATCGCCGAAACAAATGCCGCCATGCGCGACGGCGACTGGAAGCTGGTGCGCCCGGTTCTTGACATCGGCTACCGGACGGCGGCCGACGAGGCGGCCTTCCGGCGTTATGTGGAGACCGACATCGAATACAAGTACCACCCCGAGAACGTCACCGGATTGATGGATGATCCCGATCCGCGGTTGGTGATCCCCGACCCGCCGCCGCCGCGGCTCTACAACATCGCCGAAGACCCGTTCGAGGGTACCGATCTGGCCGCCGAACACCCGGACCGGGTCGCGATGATGGGCGCCCGCCTGCAGGACTGGTTCGAGGCGGTTGACGAAGAAAGAACCCGTGCCCACGAACTCACGCTCGCCGAACGCTCCGGATAA
- a CDS encoding isoprenylcysteine carboxylmethyltransferase family protein: protein MMLYLKSAIFAVISQGVFAVLVPLLLAGDRSVSAGPAAAAAGLLFALGVAVYARCAWDFVRFGRGTPAPMDAPRQLVTRGLYRYVRNPMYLAVLAIIAGWAVLFGSVAVAIYGVAIFAFLSLSLRIYEEPRLARQFGDEYAGYCERVGRWLPRRRNP from the coding sequence ATGATGCTGTATCTGAAGTCCGCCATCTTTGCGGTCATTTCGCAGGGCGTTTTCGCGGTTCTTGTGCCGCTGCTGCTTGCCGGCGATAGGTCCGTGTCGGCCGGCCCGGCGGCCGCGGCCGCCGGGCTTTTGTTCGCCCTGGGCGTTGCCGTGTATGCGCGCTGCGCGTGGGACTTTGTCCGGTTCGGCCGGGGAACGCCGGCGCCCATGGACGCTCCCCGGCAATTGGTCACGCGTGGTCTTTACCGGTACGTTCGCAATCCCATGTACTTGGCGGTGCTGGCCATCATTGCCGGCTGGGCGGTGCTTTTTGGGTCGGTCGCGGTGGCGATTTACGGGGTTGCGATATTTGCCTTTTTGTCTCTATCTCTTCGCATATACGAGGAACCGCGCCTGGCCAGGCAGTTCGGCGACGAATACGCGGGATACTGCGAACGGGTCGGACGCTGGCTGCCGCGCAGGCGGAATCCATAA
- a CDS encoding Fic family protein, translating into MPGWKVHFDLVADLSRQGRREKIAAICAVTQVLTAIPIPPHVRERLNNLNIIRAVRGTTGIEGVELTEEEVADVVNSEPSAPVLPVGREREQTEVRNAYALIQRIQGLLTAEPDRPLTEELIREFHQVLSQYISYPDNDPGRYRRHSAVESGGSFRYPAPGEIPGLMTGFMDWLNRGRGRSLDPIVRAVAAHFLLVSIHPFGDGNGRTARAVECYLLFQARINVTGFYSLANFYYQNRNEYVNRLNQVRFESDPDIGPFIDFALEGLIAELEEVRRTLIDKVRISAFRDYAIDRLRIAGRLGTSPGERQLSFLLELGSGTVAFADLLGGHHPLALIHRHVGSRTLRRDLRELEDMDLIVVESGIVRAQLEIMDQFTAWPEPFG; encoded by the coding sequence ATGCCGGGTTGGAAGGTCCATTTCGACTTAGTTGCGGACCTCTCCCGCCAAGGGCGGCGCGAAAAAATCGCCGCGATCTGCGCAGTCACTCAGGTATTGACTGCCATTCCCATCCCTCCGCATGTGCGCGAGCGCCTGAACAACTTGAACATCATTAGGGCAGTCCGCGGCACGACCGGAATTGAAGGGGTCGAACTCACCGAAGAGGAAGTGGCAGATGTAGTCAATTCCGAACCTAGCGCCCCTGTGCTGCCGGTCGGCCGTGAGCGCGAACAGACTGAGGTGCGGAATGCTTACGCGCTGATACAACGCATCCAGGGACTATTGACGGCCGAGCCCGACCGGCCGCTGACCGAGGAGCTGATCCGCGAATTCCATCAGGTCCTTAGCCAATACATCAGCTACCCCGACAACGATCCAGGCAGGTACCGCCGCCACTCGGCCGTCGAGAGCGGGGGTTCTTTTCGCTACCCGGCGCCGGGTGAGATCCCGGGTCTGATGACTGGATTCATGGACTGGCTGAATCGCGGCAGGGGCCGGTCCCTGGACCCGATCGTGCGGGCGGTCGCGGCCCATTTCCTGTTGGTGAGCATCCACCCGTTTGGAGACGGCAACGGACGCACCGCACGGGCCGTCGAGTGTTACCTGCTTTTTCAGGCACGCATCAACGTGACCGGGTTCTACTCGCTGGCCAACTTCTACTACCAGAATCGAAACGAATACGTCAACCGGTTGAATCAAGTCCGATTCGAATCGGACCCCGACATCGGCCCGTTCATCGACTTCGCACTCGAGGGGTTGATTGCCGAGCTTGAGGAAGTGCGCAGAACGCTGATCGACAAGGTACGAATCAGCGCATTCCGCGACTACGCGATCGACCGGTTGCGGATCGCGGGAAGGCTCGGGACGTCTCCCGGCGAACGTCAATTGTCATTCCTGCTCGAACTCGGTTCTGGAACGGTTGCCTTCGCCGACCTGTTGGGCGGACACCATCCGCTTGCGTTAATCCACCGGCACGTCGGTTCCCGGACGCTGCGCCGCGACCTGCGTGAGCTCGAGGATATGGATCTAATCGTCGTGGAATCCGGCATTGTCCGCGCCCAGCTTGAGATCATGGACCAGTTCACGGCGTGGCCGGAACCCTTTGGCTGA